The genomic segment GGCGGCGTGGTGGGAAGCGGTATTGTGATGGATATGTCGAAATACATGAATCGCATTCTCGACTTCAATGCCGAAGAAGGTTGGGTCAGGGTCGAGCCTGGCGTGATACTCGATGAACTCAATGCATTTCTCAAACCGCACGGATTGCAATTTGCGCCCGATGTGGCGACCAGCAGCCGCGCGACAATCGGGGGTATGGTGGCCAATAATTCTGCGGGCGCGCATTCGGTTATTTACGGTAAGACCATAGATCACGTTTTAGAACTCGATTTGGTCTTGTCCGATGGTACAGAAATAATGGTGGGGGAGTTAGACGAGCCTGCTGTGCAACAAAAATGCGAGCAACAAGACCTCGAAGGTCAGACGTATCGGGAGGTAATCCGCATAGCGAGAGAGAATGCGGAAGAAATTGAGCGGCGATATCCCAAAATTTTGCGGCGAGTCGGCGGATACAATCTCGATGAATTTATCAAAAAACAACCTTTTAATCTCGCGCGCATGGTCATTGGGTCTGAGGGGACTCTGGCGACCGTTGTCGGGGCAAAGCTCAAGGTAATTCCACTGCCGCAGGCAAAGGCGCTGGGCATTGTTCAATTTAACGACCTGATTGCGTCTATGAAGGCTGTTGCGCCGATTTTAGAAACGGCTCCGGCCGCAGTAGAGCTGATAGATAAGATGATTCTCGATCAGACCAAAGGTTCTATGGAACTGTCCAGAATGCGTTCGTGGGTACAGGGGGATCCAGAAGCTGTGCTGGCGGTTGAATACTACGGAGATTCAGTAGGTGAACTGGCCTCTAAGCTGGACGAACTCGAAGCGCTGTTGGGCAATCAGAATCTCGAATATACTTTTTCTCGTGCTGTTTCCGATGCCGAACAGGCCAATGTTTGGAATGTGCGCAAGGCAGGGCTGGGTTTGCTCATGGGCGTAAAAGGCGATTCCAAACCCATTGCTTTTGTCGAAGACGCCGCGGTTCCACCGGAAAGGCTACCCGATTATATTTCCGAGTTTGGCGCGCTGGTGAAATCTCTCAACACGCGTGCGGGTTATTATGCACACGCCAGTGTGGGTTTGCTACACGTTCGGCCGATGGTCAATCTCAAAGAGGCCGACGAGATCGCCAAAATGCGATTTATCGCTGAATCTGTACGCGATCTGGTAATGAAATACGGCGGTGCAGTGAGCGGAGAACACGGCGATGGCCTGGTTCGGAGTTGTTGGAACGAAACGTTCTTTGGCACGACGCTTTACGAGGCTTTTCGGGAGGTCAAACGCGCTTTTGACCCCAAAGGGCTGATGAATCCCGGCAAAATTGTCGATGCGCCGATGATGACCGAAAATTTGCGTTATGGGGCAGATTATCGCACGCACGAGATAAATACCCACTTCGATTTTTCTGCCGATGGGGGATTTCACCGCGCTGTTGAAATGTGCAATGGAGTGGGTGAGTGTCGCAAAAAGCTGGTGGGCACGATGTGTCCGTCTTATATGGCAACGCTGGAAGAAGAACATTCGACGCGCGGGCGGGCAAACGCGCTTCGAGCGGCGATTTCGGGACGGTGGGAAGGCGGGCTTACGGATCATCGCATCAATGATGTGCTCGCGCTTTGTCTGGAATGTAAGGCATGCAAAGCCGAGTGCCCATCCAATGTGGATATGGCAAAAATTAAGTATGAATTTAAGGCGCATTATTACGCCAAACACGGACGGCCATTGCGATCTCTTTTATTTGGCAATGTGGAATTGATGGGCAAACTCGGATGCCTCGTTGCCCCCCTTGCCAATCGTCTGTCCAGGACGGGTATTTCAAAGTGGATGATGAAACGCCTCGGGATCGCGCCTGCGCGGTCACTGCCGCCATTTGCTCGTCAGACATTTACACACTGGTTCGCCAGTCGCAATGCGCCTTCAAAAAATAAACGCGTTGTGTTTTTTGCCGATACGTATATGATCTACAACTATCCCGAAATTGGCAAGGCAGCCACGGCCTTGTTTGAAGCAGCGGGTTATGAGGTGATTTTGGCCGTAAAGCGATGTTGTGGCCGGCCGATGCTTTCGAGCGGTTATATCGACCGCGTAAAAGAAAACGCCCTGTTTAATATTGAAAATCTCTATCAATATACCGAGCAGGGGTATCCCATTGTGGGATTTGAACCGTCGTGTGTCTCGATGTTCACGGATGAATACGGCGATTTAATTGACGATCCGCGCGTGCGTGCCGTAGCCGACAATATTTATACCTTCGAAGCATTTGTGCAGACGTTTTCCGAACGGGGTGAATTTTCCGTGCCATTTACCGATCTGAAAAAAGACATCTTGCTCCACGGCCACTGCCACCAGAAGGCTCTTTGGGGGATAGGACCGTCTGAGGCTGCGTTGGGAATGCCCGAGGGCTTTTCCGTGACGCCCATTCAGTCGGGTTGTTGCGGCATGGCGGGTTCTTTCGGCTATGAAGCCGAGCACTACGACGTATCGCTCAAAGTGGGCGAGTCGCGGCTGCTTCAGGTGGTTCGCGACGCAGATGACACAACCGAGATTGCCGCAGCGGGGTTGTCGTGCAGGCAGCAGATTGCACACGCTACAGGTCGCACTGCCCGTCATCCCGCTGAGGTATTAGCAGACGCCCTGGATAAGGGCGATGGGTAATATCAAGCGCATTCGCGTGATAATCAGCGGACGGGTTCAGGGCGTTGGGTTCCGCTATTTCACACAGCGAGAAGGCGAGCGCCACGGGCTGGTCGGATGGGTAAAAAATTTATCCAATGGCGATGTTGAGGCTGAAGCAGAGGGGGATGAAGCTCACGTTGATGCATTTGTAGAAGTGATAAGACGAGGACCTCCTGCGTCTCGCGTCCTGGATTTTAAGATCGCCGAGATACCTGCGAACCACAGGGATGCTGCGTTTGATATAACGTTTTTTTAATAAATTTTAGGGGAGAAAATAGTGGACTTAAAAGAATTTATTCGCGAGGTGCCGGACTTTCCCAAAGCGGGTATCTTGTTCAAAGATATTACGACTCTGATTGCCGATGCGGACGCGCTTCGCGCATCGATAGAAAAACTCGCACAACCCTATCGCAATGGGGCTGTCGATCTCGTTGTGGGAATTGAGTCGCGTGGATTTATTTTTGGTACCGCACTCGCGCGAGAACTCGGTGTGGGCTTTGTGCCGATCCGCAAACCCGGCAAGCTACCGGCAGACGCGATCTCTGCGGAATACGAATTGGAATACGGAACAGATAAGATTGAGATCCATACAGACGCAATCGCCAAAGGACAAAAGGTCGCTATTGTGGATGATTTACTCGCAACTGGTGGCACAATGGCTGCTGCGTGTCAGCTCGTATCTGAACTCAAAGGGAAAATCGTCGGTATCTCTTTTGTCATTGAGCTGGACTTTTTAAACGGACGAGAAAAACTCGAAAATTGGCCCATTCACACGCTGATTCACTATTGATATTATGTGCCCCTGTAGCTCAGAGGATAGAGTAGCGGATTCCTAATCCGTTGGCCGCAGGTTCGAGTCCTGCCAGGGGCACTTAAAAAAATACATGTCCACACAGCTAAGGATTGACAGATGAAACGCGTTCTGACCATCTCCAAATTTGATCCAAACGAGAAAGCGTGCGATCATGCGCGACATCAAATGGAACAGGAATTTCAGGAGCGTGTCGTAAAGATAGAGCCTCCAAAACGTCACTTCGTATTTCTGATTGCACCTGACGGTTCTATGCTCGGCCTTGATGAAAGTAACGAACTCGCCTTGCACGACGAAGCCGACGATCGTGTGATCTGGGATCGCACACCAGAAGGCATAAAGCACGTGGCAACCGGTAAAGATGTATCCACAGATATCGATGAGGATGTCTGCACATTGTCTGTCGGTTCAGACGAGATGACCTTCACCACCTATCACGGCCCTGAAAAATTGCCGTCTGAATATCTCGAACACTTAAAGCGCGAAGGGTGGGTCTGTCTGACCTGTATTCTGCCGCCAGACATTTTAGAAGATATGGAACGCGTCGCCGGTACAGATCGTTACGAACACCTGGAAATGAACACCGACATACCCAGGATCTGTCAGAGTGTCTCTGTTGCCAGAGCAACCATTGAGCCCATCTCCATTTGGTTGGCCAGGCAGTATATGGGATCCCCCGATTTACACCTCTCGCATCCACCCGGTTTTAGAATCGAGTACCCGGATGATGGCAAAAGAAAACTGGGCGGTTGGCACTCTGATTTTCCCTATTCGGCGTCAACCGGTGGCAATGAGCCTCCCGACAGAAAGGGCCCCATTAAGGCCATGCAACGCAATGTCTGTGTGTCTGACTTTACCAAGATTCGCGGTGCAACAGCATTTAAACTGGGCTCACATCTATCAGACACACCCCCACCACCAGAGTGGAACGACACACAAGCGAGTCGCTTTCCCTATCACGGCCCTGAAGTCGATGTGATAGAAGCGCCCGGTGGTAGCGTCATCCTCTACGATGCCAGGATGTGG from the Gemmatimonadota bacterium genome contains:
- a CDS encoding FAD-binding protein, with translation MNLAGMLMQKVEGEVRFDKMSRILYSTDASMYQIEPVGVVLPKHQQDVLHVINLANEHEAPIIPRGGGTGLAGGVVGSGIVMDMSKYMNRILDFNAEEGWVRVEPGVILDELNAFLKPHGLQFAPDVATSSRATIGGMVANNSAGAHSVIYGKTIDHVLELDLVLSDGTEIMVGELDEPAVQQKCEQQDLEGQTYREVIRIARENAEEIERRYPKILRRVGGYNLDEFIKKQPFNLARMVIGSEGTLATVVGAKLKVIPLPQAKALGIVQFNDLIASMKAVAPILETAPAAVELIDKMILDQTKGSMELSRMRSWVQGDPEAVLAVEYYGDSVGELASKLDELEALLGNQNLEYTFSRAVSDAEQANVWNVRKAGLGLLMGVKGDSKPIAFVEDAAVPPERLPDYISEFGALVKSLNTRAGYYAHASVGLLHVRPMVNLKEADEIAKMRFIAESVRDLVMKYGGAVSGEHGDGLVRSCWNETFFGTTLYEAFREVKRAFDPKGLMNPGKIVDAPMMTENLRYGADYRTHEINTHFDFSADGGFHRAVEMCNGVGECRKKLVGTMCPSYMATLEEEHSTRGRANALRAAISGRWEGGLTDHRINDVLALCLECKACKAECPSNVDMAKIKYEFKAHYYAKHGRPLRSLLFGNVELMGKLGCLVAPLANRLSRTGISKWMMKRLGIAPARSLPPFARQTFTHWFASRNAPSKNKRVVFFADTYMIYNYPEIGKAATALFEAAGYEVILAVKRCCGRPMLSSGYIDRVKENALFNIENLYQYTEQGYPIVGFEPSCVSMFTDEYGDLIDDPRVRAVADNIYTFEAFVQTFSERGEFSVPFTDLKKDILLHGHCHQKALWGIGPSEAALGMPEGFSVTPIQSGCCGMAGSFGYEAEHYDVSLKVGESRLLQVVRDADDTTEIAAAGLSCRQQIAHATGRTARHPAEVLADALDKGDG
- a CDS encoding acylphosphatase, translating into MKRIRVIISGRVQGVGFRYFTQREGERHGLVGWVKNLSNGDVEAEAEGDEAHVDAFVEVIRRGPPASRVLDFKIAEIPANHRDAAFDITFF
- a CDS encoding adenine phosphoribosyltransferase — its product is MDLKEFIREVPDFPKAGILFKDITTLIADADALRASIEKLAQPYRNGAVDLVVGIESRGFIFGTALARELGVGFVPIRKPGKLPADAISAEYELEYGTDKIEIHTDAIAKGQKVAIVDDLLATGGTMAAACQLVSELKGKIVGISFVIELDFLNGREKLENWPIHTLIHY